A genomic window from Providencia alcalifaciens includes:
- the tolR gene encoding colicin uptake protein TolR, with protein MARNSRRKRELKSEINIVPLLDVLLVLLLIFMATAPIISQSVEVDLPDATDTQTVSSNDNPPVILEVAGVDQYNLLVDGERMELLPPEQISAVAKEQLEKNPKTIFLIGGAKEVPYDEVIKALNMLHGAGIKSVGLMTQPL; from the coding sequence ATGGCGCGCAATAGTAGACGCAAACGTGAGCTGAAATCCGAAATCAACATCGTTCCATTACTGGACGTATTGTTGGTGCTGTTGCTGATTTTCATGGCAACTGCACCCATTATTTCTCAGAGCGTGGAAGTTGATTTACCGGATGCAACAGATACCCAAACCGTCTCATCCAATGATAATCCACCGGTCATTTTAGAAGTGGCAGGGGTTGATCAATATAATTTATTGGTTGATGGTGAGCGCATGGAATTACTGCCACCTGAACAAATTTCAGCGGTCGCAAAAGAACAGTTAGAAAAAAATCCAAAAACGATTTTCCTAATTGGTGGTGCGAAAGAAGTTCCTTATGACGAAGTTATTAAGGCGCTGAATATGTTACACGGTGCCGGGATCAAATCTGTTGGTTTGATGACTCAACCTCTTTAA
- the tolA gene encoding cell envelope integrity protein TolA — MGKTKEKQDDLKRSLMMSIGLHILLVALIVIGSLVTVVQLGGGGEEGTVIDAVMVDPGAVVEQYNQSQQQQKSAQQAAKERKEQQQKQDAELREKQEQEQKRLQKLEEERIQTQRETEQQQKQAEEQKKQALDAAKKAKEEQKIAEEAAAQAKAEKEKLVKEQAAAKEKADAQAKKEAEAAKAKAEKEAKEKAEADAKAKADKEAKAKAEKEAKAKADKEAKEKADKEAKAKAAKAKAEAAKSASSVDDLLGDLTASGPSKQGGQTAAGSGGGKKSGASNADVDSYAGKIKAAVQSKFYDSESYRGRTCELQLKLAPDGLLVNISPKNNPANDPALCEAAMRAAKLATMPKPPSREVYDTFNKSGSTLVFKP; from the coding sequence GTGGGAAAGACAAAAGAGAAACAGGATGACTTGAAGCGCTCATTAATGATGTCAATTGGATTGCACATCTTACTGGTCGCTTTAATTGTTATAGGCTCTTTAGTGACTGTCGTCCAACTTGGCGGCGGTGGGGAAGAGGGGACTGTCATTGATGCAGTGATGGTCGATCCAGGTGCAGTTGTTGAGCAATATAATCAATCTCAACAACAGCAAAAAAGCGCCCAACAAGCAGCTAAAGAGCGTAAAGAACAGCAACAAAAACAAGATGCTGAGCTAAGAGAAAAGCAAGAGCAGGAACAAAAACGTCTGCAAAAACTTGAAGAAGAGCGAATTCAAACTCAGCGAGAAACTGAACAACAGCAGAAACAAGCTGAAGAGCAGAAAAAACAAGCCTTAGACGCGGCTAAAAAAGCGAAGGAAGAGCAAAAAATAGCGGAAGAAGCCGCTGCTCAAGCCAAAGCTGAAAAAGAAAAACTCGTGAAAGAACAAGCGGCTGCGAAAGAAAAAGCTGACGCCCAAGCTAAGAAAGAAGCTGAAGCTGCTAAGGCTAAGGCAGAAAAAGAAGCTAAAGAAAAAGCGGAAGCCGACGCTAAAGCTAAAGCAGATAAAGAGGCTAAAGCAAAAGCTGAAAAAGAAGCTAAAGCTAAGGCAGATAAAGAAGCTAAAGAAAAAGCGGATAAAGAAGCTAAAGCAAAAGCAGCGAAAGCCAAAGCTGAAGCTGCGAAAAGCGCATCATCTGTTGATGATTTGCTGGGTGATTTAACTGCATCAGGGCCAAGCAAGCAAGGTGGACAAACAGCTGCGGGTAGCGGTGGTGGTAAAAAATCAGGCGCATCGAATGCTGATGTAGATAGCTATGCCGGTAAAATTAAGGCTGCTGTTCAAAGTAAATTCTATGATTCAGAAAGTTATCGTGGACGTACTTGTGAATTGCAATTGAAGTTAGCACCAGATGGATTATTGGTGAATATTTCACCGAAAAATAATCCAGCAAATGATCCCGCGTTATGTGAGGCGGCAATGAGAGCAGCAAAACTTGCGACTATGCCAAAACCACCTAGCAGAGAGGTCTATGATACGTTTAATAAATCGGGTAGCACATTGGTGTTTAAGCCTTGA
- the tolB gene encoding Tol-Pal system beta propeller repeat protein TolB: MKQAFKIVLGFLMLWATVAQAEIRIEITEGVNSAQPIGVVPFKWAGAGAPPQEVGGIVGADLRNSGKFNPIEPSRMPQQPGTASEVTPEAWTALGINAVVVGQVQPAADGSFVVSYQLVDVAANPGAVLAQNQFKVTKDWLRYAAHTASDEVFEKLTGIRGAFRTRIAYVVKTNGGQYPFELRVSDYDGFNQFTVHRSPEPLMSPAWSPDGQKIAYVTFESGSSALVIQTLSSGAVRQVASFPRHNGAPAFSPDGTKLAFALSKTGSLNLYVMDLGSGQIRQVTDGRSNNTEPSWMPDSQTLVYTSDQAGRPQIYKMNINGGSPVRVSYEGSQNQDADVSPDGTFLAMVSSGGGQQHIAKQDLATGNVEYLTSTFLDETPSIAPNGTMVIYSSSQGLGTILQLVSTDGRFKARLPATDGQVKFPAWSPYL; encoded by the coding sequence ATGAAGCAGGCGTTTAAAATAGTTCTCGGGTTCTTAATGCTATGGGCTACTGTTGCTCAGGCAGAGATCCGTATTGAGATTACTGAAGGTGTTAACTCAGCTCAGCCAATCGGTGTTGTCCCATTTAAATGGGCTGGCGCGGGTGCGCCACCACAAGAAGTGGGCGGAATTGTCGGTGCTGATTTACGCAATAGTGGTAAATTTAACCCTATTGAACCAAGCCGCATGCCTCAGCAACCTGGCACGGCTTCTGAAGTGACGCCAGAAGCTTGGACTGCGTTAGGTATTAACGCGGTTGTTGTTGGTCAAGTTCAACCAGCAGCTGATGGTAGCTTTGTTGTTAGCTATCAGTTAGTGGATGTTGCCGCTAACCCAGGTGCAGTTTTAGCGCAAAACCAATTTAAAGTGACCAAAGATTGGTTACGCTATGCAGCGCATACTGCAAGTGATGAAGTATTTGAGAAATTGACTGGTATCCGTGGTGCTTTCCGTACGCGTATTGCTTACGTGGTGAAGACCAACGGCGGTCAATATCCGTTTGAATTACGAGTTTCTGATTATGACGGTTTTAACCAATTTACGGTTCACCGTTCGCCAGAACCTTTAATGTCGCCAGCTTGGTCACCAGATGGCCAAAAGATTGCGTACGTAACGTTTGAAAGTGGTAGTTCTGCGCTAGTTATCCAGACTCTATCAAGTGGTGCTGTTCGTCAGGTCGCATCATTCCCACGTCATAATGGGGCACCTGCATTCTCACCAGATGGGACTAAACTAGCTTTTGCTCTGTCTAAGACAGGCAGCCTGAATTTATATGTGATGGACTTAGGTAGTGGTCAAATTCGTCAAGTAACAGATGGTCGTAGTAACAATACTGAACCAAGCTGGATGCCGGATAGCCAAACTTTAGTTTATACCTCTGATCAGGCAGGACGTCCGCAGATTTATAAAATGAATATTAATGGTGGTAGTCCTGTTCGTGTCTCCTATGAAGGATCACAAAATCAGGATGCTGATGTAAGCCCGGATGGAACTTTCTTAGCGATGGTCAGCTCCGGGGGCGGTCAGCAGCATATCGCCAAACAGGATCTGGCAACGGGTAACGTTGAATATTTAACGTCAACGTTTCTAGATGAAACGCCGAGTATCGCACCTAACGGCACTATGGTAATTTATAGCTCCTCTCAAGGCTTGGGGACTATATTGCAGCTAGTTTCGACCGACGGGCGTTTCAAAGCGCGTCTTCCGGCAACCGATGGACAGGTTAAATTCCCTGCCTGGTCGCCGTATCTGTGA
- the pal gene encoding peptidoglycan-associated lipoprotein Pal produces the protein MQLNKVLKGLMIALPIMAVAACSSNKNNDQTGDDSSMNQTNTGLSAEELARQQMEQLQQNNTVYFGFDKYNVSPEYAEMLDAHAAFLRSNPSVRVVVEGHADERGTPEYNIALGERRANAVKMYLQSKGVSGDQVSLVSYGKEKPAVLGHTEADYAKNRRAVIAY, from the coding sequence ATGCAACTGAATAAAGTGCTTAAAGGGCTGATGATCGCATTACCAATCATGGCAGTCGCAGCTTGTAGCTCTAACAAAAACAACGACCAAACTGGTGACGATTCTTCTATGAATCAAACTAACACTGGTCTGTCTGCGGAAGAGCTGGCACGTCAGCAAATGGAACAACTGCAACAGAACAACACTGTTTACTTTGGTTTCGATAAATACAACGTATCTCCAGAGTACGCTGAAATGTTAGATGCACACGCAGCATTCCTGCGTAGCAACCCATCTGTACGTGTTGTTGTTGAAGGCCATGCGGATGAGCGCGGTACTCCAGAATACAACATCGCACTGGGCGAGCGTCGTGCTAACGCAGTTAAAATGTATCTGCAAAGCAAAGGCGTTTCAGGTGACCAAGTTTCACTGGTTTCTTACGGTAAAGAAAAACCAGCTGTGTTAGGTCACACTGAAGCAGACTACGCGAAAAACCGTCGTGCAGTCATTGCATACTAA
- the cpoB gene encoding cell division protein CpoB encodes MNSNFRQLLVGLSLLVGVATPWVAIAQAPINNVGSGSSADRLTQLETAVSSQGQIIYQIQQQLADNQRDIDMLRGQIQESEYKLNQVVERQKDLYMQLDKASGGDSSSSSDATDTSASNAQSSSSDTPAASSGGNEKDDYNAAVKLAMESKSKAQIDEAIGALQGFIKAYPKSGYQSNANYWLGQLNYNKGSKDDAAFYFATVVKQYPKSQKSSEALFKVGLIMQDKGQKDKAKAVYQQVLQQYPNSSGAKLAEKKLSTL; translated from the coding sequence ATGAACAGTAACTTCAGACAATTACTAGTTGGTCTGTCGTTATTGGTTGGCGTAGCGACCCCTTGGGTCGCTATTGCCCAAGCGCCAATCAACAATGTCGGATCGGGTTCTTCCGCAGACCGCCTCACTCAACTTGAGACAGCTGTTAGCTCTCAAGGTCAAATCATTTATCAAATCCAGCAGCAATTAGCTGATAACCAACGTGATATTGATATGTTACGTGGACAGATTCAAGAAAGTGAATACAAATTGAATCAGGTTGTTGAACGCCAAAAAGATTTGTACATGCAATTAGACAAAGCGAGTGGTGGTGATTCTTCAAGCTCTTCAGATGCAACTGATACTAGTGCATCAAATGCGCAATCATCTTCTTCAGATACGCCAGCTGCAAGTTCCGGTGGTAATGAAAAAGATGATTACAACGCAGCTGTTAAGTTGGCGATGGAAAGTAAGTCCAAAGCACAGATTGACGAAGCGATTGGTGCATTGCAAGGATTTATCAAAGCATATCCAAAATCTGGATATCAATCGAATGCCAACTATTGGCTAGGACAGTTAAACTACAACAAAGGTAGCAAGGATGACGCCGCATTCTACTTTGCCACTGTAGTTAAGCAGTATCCAAAGTCTCAAAAAAGCAGTGAAGCCTTATTTAAAGTGGGCTTGATCATGCAAGATAAGGGACAGAAAGATAAAGCGAAGGCTGTTTATCAGCAGGTATTACAACAATACCCAAATAGTTCTGGTGCAAAACTTGCAGAGAAGAAACTCAGTACACTGTAA